A region from the Sphaerodactylus townsendi isolate TG3544 linkage group LG01, MPM_Stown_v2.3, whole genome shotgun sequence genome encodes:
- the LOC125439701 gene encoding loricrin-like: MSQQAQRGASCSGSGCSNRGSSEVVQSSGGSCGGSSSVGSSGCSSSSRSGGGCSDRGSPQVIQSSGGCYGGSSSVGSSGCSSSSRSGGGCSDRGYSQVVQSSGGCYGGSSSVGSSGCYGSSHSGGGCSGSSRTGGGCSDRGSFQVVQSSGGCFGGSSSVGSSGCYGSSHSGGGCSGSSRTGGGSCGGGSGGGCFSGSSGGRTVEGFSQEKQQKIFPQNLK, translated from the exons ATGAGCCAACAAGCACAAAGAGGAGCAAGCTGCTCTGGTAGCGGATGCAGCAATAGAGGATCTTCTGAAGTGGTCCAAAGCAGCGGAGGAAGCTGTGGAGGCAGCAGTAGCGTTGGAAGCAGTGGATGCTCCAGTAGCAGCCGTAGTG GTGGCGGATGCAGTGACAGAGGATCTCCTCAAGTGATCCAAAGCAGCGGAGGATGTTATGGAGGCAGCAGTAGTGTTGGAAGTAGTGGATGCTCCAGTAGCAGCCGTAGTGGTGGCGGATGCAGTGACAGAGGATATTCTCAAGTGGTCCAAAGCAGCGGAGGATGTTATGGAGGCAGCAGTAGTGTTGGAAGCAGTGGATGCTACGGTAGCAGCCATAGTGGTGGCGGATGCAGTGGCAGCAGCCGTACTGGTGGTGGATGCAGTGACAGAGGATCTTTTCAAGTAGTCCAAAGCAGcggaggatgttttggaggcagcagtaGCGTTGGAAGCAGTGGGTGCTACGGTAGCAGCCATAGTGGTGGCGGATGCAGTGGCAGCAGCCGTACTGGTGGTGGAAGTTGTGGAGGCGGAAGTGGTGGCGGATGcttcagtggcagcagtggcggcaGGACCGTTGAAGGATTTTCTCAAGAGAAGCAACAGAAGATCTTCCCCCAGAACCTGAAATAG